The following DNA comes from Triticum aestivum cultivar Chinese Spring chromosome 3D, IWGSC CS RefSeq v2.1, whole genome shotgun sequence.
ctgtgatctcattcgggactccgaacaaacttcggtcatcaaatcacataactcataacactaatcatcatcgaacgttaagtgtgcggaccctacgggttcgagaactatgtagacatgaccgagacacatctccggtcaataaccaatagcggaacctggatgctcatattggttcctacatattctacgaagatctttatcggtcaaaccgcataacaacatacgttgttccctttgtcatcggtatgttacttgcccgagattcgatcttcggtatcatcatacctagttcaatctcgttaccagcaagtctctttactcgtccgtaatgcatcatcccgtaactaactcattagtcacattgcttgcaaggcttatagtgatgatcattaccgagagggcccagagatacctctccgatacacggaatgacaaatcctaatctcgatctatgccaactcaacaaacaccatcggagacacctgtagagcatctttataatcacccagttacgttgtaacgtttgatagcatacaaagtgttcctccggtattcgggagttgcataatctcatagccaaaggaacatgtataagtcatgaagaaagcaatagcaataaaactaaatgatcattaatgctaagctaacggatgggtcttgtccatcacatcattctctaatgatgtgatcccgttcatcaaatgacaacacatgtccatggctaggaaacttaaccatctttgattaacgagctagtcaagtagaggcatactagggacactctgtttgtctatgtattcacacatgtactaagtttccggttaatacaattctagcatgaataataaacatttatcatgacataaggaaatataaatacaactttattattgcctctagggcatatttccttcaaaaaagtCCACCCTGGCACAAAGGAATTGGGTCCCTTATATGGTTGGCCAACAAAAATTGCTTCAAGATTCCCTTTCGTGGCAACTTCTCCCTCCGTTTGaaaataagtgtcatggttttagttctaGTAGTGAAGCTAGAACCACCGAGATTCAAAACAATGGTAGAATCTCTAAACGCTTCACAACGGAAAAGCTTGCTCGATGTTGGTAGTTTTGAATGGAGCAGAGTCATATCGTGATTTCACTATGAAGCCACCGCCGAGACTCGATACCTTTGATATCTCAAAAGTAGTTCACCCTGCACAATGGAGCACATTCTCGAAACATCCGTACAGAACCTTGACTATGTCTGCTTTCTAATATTGACGGTTTACATATTTGACAAGTTCAAATTATATGTAATTTTAATAGACGCACATTTGTAAATCTAACATAGCATGTAATTATGTGAAAGTGCAATTACTGAATGAACCATTAGATAATATGAAAAATTAACGCCTAGCTAAGACAGTGACTCGGAAATTGCCTAGATAAGATAGGAATCTGAAATAACAAGTTCTAATTCAGCCGTGAAATAACGGCTCCCTTCGAACTATCGGCTAGATATCAATGGAAAAATCCCTCAATGTAAACATGCTCTAAAGTTTGGTATGCGGGACTTAAATGCGGATCTCGGTTGCATCCGTAGAACATGACAAGAAATGAGAGATAACTTaattgtgtatttctcaaaatGGGTTTTGGACTCAAGAGGTTTTTTTGCCCTCAACTTCATTTCTGAAACTTGCAAAATTGTTTGATTACAACTGTATCTAAAACATTCCCAACCAATATTATGGTTTGGGCATATGGCGCCATTCAAATTTTGCTCAAATCTATCACATTGGTCGTATCCAAATTTAGCGGCACATATCTGCAATGCATATGATGGTGGGGTTGGGAGGCCATCATTTTCATATGTTAGCTCTCATCTATTGCACTTGTGTGTGCTCTTCTAGAGCCATGGTCGATAGAGNNNNNNNNNNNNNNNNNNNNNNNNNNNNNNNNNNNNNNNNNNNNNNNNNNNNNNNNNNNNNNNNNNNNNNNNNNNNNNNNNNNNNNNNNNNNNNNNNNNNNNNNNNNNNNNNNNNNNNNNNNNNNNNNNNNNNNNNNNNNNNNNNNNNNNNNNNNNNNNNNNNNNNNNNNNNNNNNNNNNNNNNNNNNNNNNNNNNNNNNNNNNNNNNNNNNNNNNNNNNNNNNNNNNNNNNNNNNNNNNNNNNNNNNNNNNNNNNNNNNNNNNNNNNNNNNNNNNNNNNNNNNNNNNNNNNNNNNNNNNNNNNNNNNNNNNNNNNNNNNNNNNNNNNNNNNNNNNNNNNNNNNNNNNNNNNNNNNNNNNNNNNNNNNNNNNNNNNNNNNNNNNNNNNNNNNNNNNNNNNNNNNNNNNNNNNNNNNNNNNNNNNNNNNNNNNNNNNNCAAATTACCCCGGAAGTCGAAGGCGACGTCCACATCGATATTGAGGTGTATCAATTTCGAAGCTCCACAACTCTGAAATGTTCTTCAGTAGACGTTGTGTGGGTGTCGCGTATTGTGCtctggtttttttttttttttttttgcgtgtGTGCGTTATATTACAATCGGTGTCTCTCAAAATATCAAGTGCACAGCAGTATGCTTTCTCGAGAATTTAACAGCAACTAAACCTCGATCGCACTAAGAAGGTGAAGAGACGAGGAAGACAGCTTGGTTGTTGTACGTTGCACATGCAAGGAATTGTCAGGAAGGGACATTCCGACATGGTACTGTACCAGCTTATTTTGTGGATAGACCCTCAGATGCAAAATTTCAGTACGAGCCTCAGTTAATCAGGGACGCTCAGATGCGTCTCTACCTCTCTAGCTAATCCCAAGTTGACAAGCAAGTCTGAGGAGTACATGTGACCGGCTCCAGCCATTAATTGGGCAATCCACGTCTTCTTCTTTGCTTGCTGCAGCACGGACCGCCACACAAACGCCTGAACTGCAGCCAGCGCTAGCCCAGCCATGCCTGCTGACCACATGTCTGACATGGCCCCCGCTGCGCCATGTAGTCAGCACTTCCGTCATCCCCCGCCGTAATTTTCTTCCCGACGACATCTCCGCCGGAGTATATAACAAGCGCAGCGAAGGGCCACCTCCACATCCACCACGCGCCGCGACCCACCCCAGCGAGGACACTCTTGGCTGCTTACCTAGTACGCTCTTGGCTTCTTGCACTCGCATCGCACGCACGCAGCAATGCCGGCCATGGAGCGCGTGGGGGAGGAGGCGCCGCACTTCCTCGTGGTCACGTACCCGGCGCAGGGCCACATCAACCCGGCGCGCCACCTCGCGCTGCGCCTGCTCCGCGCCGCGCCGGGCGCCCGCGTCACCGTCTCCACCGCCGTCTCCGCCTGCCGCAAGATGTTCCCCGACGACGCGGACGCCGCGGCGGTGGACCACGTCGACGGCGCCGGCGTCCGCTACGTGCCCTACTCCGACGGCTACGACGGCGGCTTCGACAAGTCCGCGCACGACAGCATGCACTACATGTCCAACCTCAAGGTCGTGGGGGCCCGCACGCTGGACGGCGTGCTCGCGCGCCTCCGCGACTCCGGCACCCCCGTCACGCAGGTGGTGTACACGGTGCTCCTCTCCTGGGTCGCCGACGTCGCGCGCGCGCACGGCGTCCCCGCCGCGCTCTACTGGATCCAGCCGGCCACCGTGCTCGCCGCCTACTTCCACTTCTTCCGCGGCACGGACGGCCTCGACCAGGCCGTCACCGCCGCGGCGAGCGACCCGTGGGCGGACGTCCGCGTCCGGGGCCTCCCGCCGATGCGCGTGCGCGACCTGCCGTCGTTCCTCACCATCGCGTCCGACGACCACCCCTACGCCTTCGTGCTCGCCGCGTTCCGCGAGCTGCTCGACGTGCTGGACCGCGAGGACTCGCCCACCGTGCTCGCCAACACGTTCGATGCCATGGAGCCCGACGCGGTGGCGACGCTGCACCAGCACGGCATCAACGTCGTCCCCATCGGCCCCGTCCTCTCCTTCCTGGACGCCTCGGCGTCGGCAACGGCGGCGGCCAACAACAGCAACGACCTGTTCAAGCAGGACGGCAAGGGGTACCTGGAGTGGCTGGACGCGCAGGAAGCGGGGTCGGTCGTCTACATCTCCTTCGGGAGCCTGTCGACGATGAGCAAGCGGCAGATCGCTGAGGTGTCGCGCGGCATGGCGGAGAGCGGCCGGCCGTTCCTGTGGGTGCTGAGGAAGGACAACCGCGGCGAGGTCGACGGCGACGACTTGTGCACCGGCGGCGGCATGGTGGTGGAGTGGTGCGACCAGGGGAAGGTGCTGTCGCACCCGGCGGTGGGGTGCTTCGTGacgcactgcgggtggaactcgACGCTGGAGAGCGTGGCGTGCGGCGTGCCGATCGTGGGAGTGCCGCAGTGGACGGACCAGGGCACCAATGCGTGGCTGGTGGAGCGGCAGCTCGGCACCGGGGTCAGGGCCGCCGTGAGCGAGAAGGACGGCGTGCTGGAGGCCGACGAGCTGCAGAGATGCGTCGGCTTCGCCACGTCGGATGTGGTGCGCGCCAAGGCGGAGCTGTGGAGGGAGAAGGCGCGGGCAGCGGCTGCCGTGGGCGGCTCGTCCGAGAGGAACCTCAGGGCGTTCGTCGCCGGCGGGCAGGTCGCCCTCGCCAGCAACTAGCCAGCCGGCAGGCCGGCTTGCATGCACTGCATGGTCCTGCAATCCAAATCGACAGCATATACGTAGCACTTAGCAGGACGACGTACACGAGACGAGACGAGAGGACTCGATCCGCTCCTCGATCCGTACCGCGTCGCTGTCGTAAATAATTCGATTCGATATTGTAGCTGCTACCTGGGAAAGATCGAATGCCGTTCGTATCTTGTCGAGGCACTCGTTTCGCCGTTATGTACAATTCTATTAAGATGTTCGTTCCAATCATCTAAAGGTATTGCCGTGTTGCTTGACTATGATCATCTACTTCCTctctcataatataagacgtttttgtaagCGCAAACGTTTTAGAAAAAATCCTATGTGCCGCGGGTTGGTCAGGACAAGGGATTCAGATCTCGTTCAAACCGAATCATTTNNNNNNNNNNNNNNNNNNNNNNNNNNNNNNNNNNNNNNNNNNNNNNNNNNNNNNNNNNNNNNNNNNNNNNNNNNNNNNNNNNNNNNNNNNNNNNNNNNNNNNNNNNNNNNNNNNNNNNNNNNNNNNNNNNNNNNNNNNNNNNNNNNNNNNNNNNNNNNNNNNNNNNNNNNNNNNNNNNNNNNNNNNNNNNNNNNNNNNNNNNNNNNNNNNNNNNNNNNNNNNNNNNNNNNNNNNNNNNNNNNNNNNNNNNNNNNNNNNNNNNNNNNNNNNNNNNNNNNNNNNNNNNNNNNNNNNNNNNNNNNNNNNNNNNNNNNNNNNNNNNNNNNNNNNNNNNNNNAAAAACTCTTAATATGAAAGTACACATTCTAAAATGGTGCATCGAGCGAGACCATCTGGTTTCATTGTGAATGAAGACGTTTTCGACCAACAACATTTACTCATATCCAGCTTCGTGTCATTTTTGAACACCGCGATCAGCAAGCAGCAAGCGGGGGAGAGTCAAGTCAAGTACAACACAGGAATGATTACAATATCATGTGGAACACACCGAACCACACATGCCTACAAAAATCTAGAGATAAAGAAAATTTGGCTAAACTATCAGCTTCATAATTTCTATGAATTGACTCATGAATAAAACTTCAATCTTGAAAATCCATTTTTCTATCATTAACTTCTTTGATTACCGCAGCATGGGCTTCTCCCATGTTCGCTTCTGTATCTTGGATTACCAACTTACTATCAGATGCTATACAAACTCGAGATGCCAATAGGTCGAGAGCAAGCGCCTATGCCTCCAGGCACACCACAGCGTCAAATGTAGGGACATCCGTGAGACCATTGAGAGCAATGGAAGATGCTCCCACGCAATTGCCTTCATGATCTTCACAAACTGTGATGCATGTCTGATGCACACTATGACCGAGGTGAGCAATCTGGTGGCCCGGCCCCTTTTTTGGTAGCCTAGTGTGTGTTTTCTGCCAGTTTTtgtaaccttctagaaggttcccaaatcGGTTTATCatgtctttttccttttttcttcttatttttcagtTTCTATTATGTTTTCCATAAATtgaaaaatgtttagaatttccaAAAAATcgaaattcaaatattattcagaatttcaaattttgttcaggttttaaaaaaacatatttaaaaaatgttttgaatttcaaattttgttcataatttttaataagtcaaaaattcaaaaaatgttcaacatttcaaaaaaatcacgcttaaaatttttgttgcattttcaaaaaatgatcatgataaaaatgttcatgtttttcaaTAAATTGTTCgtgtttctcaaaaaaaattcaaaattttcaaaaggtGTACGCACTTTAAAATTGCTCAAGGATTTCAAAAgttgttcatgattttcaaaatcTGTTTGTTTTTTTTAATGTATGGAATTCCAAAAATTGTTCagttttttcaaaataaaatggaattaaaaaaatgtttgtgtttataGAAATATTCGGTATCAAAATTGTCCAcaattttcaataaatgttttgACAAATTTGAAAAGGCTATTTTCAAATCTCGACGCTCCAATGTGTTCTTAACTATTTCGCGCGTCTTAGCAAACGCTAGCAGCCATCAATTGGCCAGCAGTGTTCGTACAGGAGTATGTGTTCACGTGTTCCATACTGTTTGAAGTAATtgcaagaggcaaatgacaagtaCTGTAGTAGAGTAGTTATCTTCATCGATTTGTTACAATATATTTGTTGTGAAATTTTATGAAAGATCCTAAACCCAAAGTTCTCCAAACATACATGCTATCCATACACCACAACAATTGAGGAAGAGAGAACCAAGGCAAGAAAGATGAAATAAGTATTGGGTGGTTCCATGAACACTTTTTGATTCATGAAGGCCATGAACTCCTCCTTTCTTGAATCCCTATACCTCAAGTTCATCTCTTTCACCACAATCATATCCTTGTGACAGAGTGATCCTATGGGTTCTTGAGGCGCTTTGGTTGAAGACCTTTGATGAAGTTTCCATCAAGTGATTTTGGTTTGCATGTTACTCTTGAAGGGTGTGCGCCCCCTAGTCGGTTAGGAGTAATTTTTTACCTTAGATTACTTGATGTCAAGGACTCGAGAGTTTTTAAGGGCACGAAGATCGCCTATTGTTGAAGATCTACCACTTATGGAAGGACGGTAAGCCATGGTGAATAGGTTGGTTGTGCTTGGTGGGCCGCTCAGTGGGCGACACAACTGATATTTTTATGATCTTAGGACCATTTGGTTTGAAGCCTCCATCAATGAGAAGTAGGATAGCAAGGTGGGCTCAGCTCTTGTCAGACCCCCGATCAAGCAACGATGCAGAGAGCTAGGCAGGGTGGGAACTTTGCAGGAGTGGGCGGAGCGGGAGCTGGGTAGGCGCGACTCAACAAGGCTTGACAGGTTCCACGATGCAGATGGAGATGCAAGAGAATGAAGGAGTTGACTAAGTCTCCAAAACTTACTTGCAGGCCCACTTGGGCCGCCAAGTCAACCTGACAACTGGGTCCCACCGATAAAAATGTTGCTAGAACGAGCTAATACGAAAATCAATGCTACATGTTACTCGGTGGCCCCTGCAGTGGTGGTTAAATGCAATTTTGGGAAGCTCGTGTTTTCTATTACCCAAGCCCCCAATGTGTTTTTTTAGAGAAGGCACCCAAAGGGCATCTTATAATTGAAATATATAAGAAAAATAGGAGACGATGCAATACAAAACGAGCATAGAAAAATTTACATCGAAAAACATAttggccgtcttcttccttcgatTGTACGCCACCCATCAGAGTTTGAGAAATGCACTAAACCAGCAGTAAGGGAAAGGGGCACCCGCAAATGCCCTCGTCATATCAAACTTTGAAGATCACAATAGCCACTCACCACTAGAAACGAGATCTGGTAATTGTTCAAAGAATATTGATTGGCGCATCACCGCACACAATGCAGGCTTGTCGCCCTTCACCACTAGTCTAGAGGGTTGGGGAAACTAGACCATACTACAGAACAACTTGAAAGAAGAGGTCGAAGTCGCCGCACCAAGATCCAACCAACTGCCTCCCTTGATTCACACCAAATACCAAAATATTAAGTGAGCCAACAAAGGTGGCGACATCTACTCTCACAGGCCCTTTGTCGGCGCCGAATCGAAACGTTCTCTAGATAGGGAGAGGCTGCAAAGACCTTATTCCACATGCCATCACCGCCCCCAACTCGTCAAGGACATCAGAAAACGAAAAGCTAAGGGAACTAAGAACctacaagaacaaagaagaacGAAAGGGGTGGCTCCCTACTACTCTTGCCACCACCGAGGCCGCCGGATGGAAGAGGAGGACCGAGGCACCATCATGGAGAAGACCttcggtggcggctagggttgggaggaCGCAGACAATGGGATAGATAGCTGGGAATGTGGTTGCTCTGTGAAATTAACTCCAGATTTGTTGTGCTCCAAAAGTTAGAAATGGACAGGTAACCATGTGCTCACAAGAAACACAATCAAAAAGCTAAAAGATGATGCTTCTTTCAACCCTTTAAGCTCTCAACGAGTACATAATTTTGAAAGGAAGCCAACAAGTGCATGTGTGGATCATTGGCTTTGAGATAGCTAACTGGACTTGCCACAAGGTAAGTGCAGATTTGTGCCGATCAACACACAATACATATCATACATAATTTGATCAGGAGGTCAACAAGTAAAGATTTGTGGTACTAAATAAGGGTTTGTGCAAAGTGGGCAGAATTATGTAGTGCCTACCAGCAAGTGAAACCAATTTCCTGTGCATTTGATATAACTGATCGGACTAAATTTTACAAAATTGGAAAATCCAATCTTTTAGAAAGCAATAGGTCTGGACTAAAAATCACAGCTTTGTTAGCATGGTTTACAACAATGGCAAACATAAACAGTACATATTACAGGACTGAGCACCATTCTGTGACTTTAGGGAAAGCACCCTGAGATCATGTTACACAAACACTGCACAAAGGACAGATGGCCAGGTGGGGAAAACaccctaacaagtaacaaacactATGGTCCACAACTATCTGAAGCTATGAATGTGTGATACAAAGTTGAGATGTCAGCATCAGATTTGCTGGAGAAACAGCACCAATTCTATGGATGTCGTTGCTTTGTCATGCTTGCAAATTCGCTTCCATGAAACGGACTCATTAGTTTATATGGCTAAAGTCATAAACACCAGTCCTGATGGCTGATGTACAGGAGTGATAGGCAGCTCATCAAAGGTTCGGTTTGTTACTGATTACAGCTTCAGTTTGTCCCACCTTCAATATTAGCTTTCTAATGCAGAAAGCTCAACCTCCTTAGTGCAAGGACGGTATGCTGCAAAGGTGCTGTCGTTCGCAAAAGAACCAGGATTGAAGCAAGTGATTCCTGTATATTTGAAGGCCTTCTGCTCACTCTTGTCAGCCAATACTATCTGAAGATTCAAACATGGAAGTATTATCATAATAAGAACTCTCAAACTTTTATTGGTAGCAGTGTGGACTGACAATAGTTATAAAGCAGAAAGTATACTTATGTTTTGTGCATGTTCAACAAGTATATTAGCAGACGCATATTCATGGAAGCTAGAGTTGGGAAACATTTCAAGGTGTGGATTGATGATATTTATACAGCAGAAGGTATATTTCTGTTTTGTGCAAGTTCAGCACATAAATTAGCACAGAAGCATATTCATGGAAGCTACAGTCAGAAAACATTTCAAGGTGTGAACAGGCTTGTGCTAAATGGCAATACCATGTCAGGAGTTGGATACAGCCGTAGGCAATGATCGTAGTTCCATATGATAGGTTGCACTGTAAGAGGCAATGGACACAGATGACTCTGATGGGTGATAGTTGCTACTAGCTGAAAAAAAAATGATTGGTTAATTTCTGAACAGTCAACAGCATATATTCTCACTGAGATAATAAATAAATTTATTCAACTTGCATGTTCAAATGGGTCACTTGTTTCTTCCGTTGTTGGTGGAATCAAGCATGACCGCCGCATCCTGTAAAGGAGATCTTGCCGGAAAAAGACGATTTCTTGTGTATAAAACTTAACCCTGGGGAAATCAAGCTCTTATTGGCGTTAGAACAGATGATAAATGGCAAGTCCACAAAGTCCAATATTGTCTTGATCATGAAATGTCAATATGGATGTATGCCATAGTTTGTAGTATACGTTCATTGCAAATATATCCTTATACAGTAGTCTCAGTTGgcaatgagtgcatgaagcctttcAAGACTAACTGAAATGCCTGTGCCTCAATGGATAGCACTGATGAAAAATCCAGCAAGTTCGGAAAAGTAAACCAAATGAAGATAATACTGCATGCAACAAGTTTTATGATAATAGATGCCAGCTAAGAACACAGTTTCACAGTATGGATATTGGTAGACCAGTATAGTATTATTATTAAGCCTCTTCATCTACCTGTTGCAATTGTGTAGAGATATCTCACAAAAATGAAGATGATAGCTCTGTATTAATCAAAATAACTACGGTAGACTGATGGCAAGTCCAAATAAGAGATTTATGCTTAAACTGGACCAGGGTCACACTGAGAACAACTGGTTGGTACTCCCTCTGATTACAAATGTGAGTCGTTTAAGAATCTGTGGTGGTCAAACATTTTTGGGTTTGACCATCACTATCCAAATAGTTACAAATTTTGACGACATTAAATGGTATTACTAGAACCATCATGAAATATAATTTCACAATGTGTCATTATTTTTATATGAAGCAACTAACGTTCATAGAAATTGATGGTGGTTGGTCAAAGGTCACCATGGATACTGTATGTCTGTATCAGTGTCCAAAAGGATTTACATTTGGAATCAGAGAATAACATGTAGCATAATATACAACATGAAAGGAGAGTGGCATCACCTAATCCTGTGAAGGTTTTATTGATATTTTTTAGCTACATACATCAGATTTTCATAATTGATGCGCAAAAAGATATCCCTGTATTTGTGTGGTCGCTTATAGCGACATAAACAGATGGTTAACATATGGAACATGGAGAATGATACAAGGCAATGCTTTGTGACAAACCTGCAGGGGTTGCTTACAAATATAGCATTTGGGATGTGCTTCTGAAGTTCCTCAATTAGATACTTTGGGAGCGCACACCTTGGGAGAGCTTTAGAAGGTCCTACAAATGTGTTACTATGTAAGAAAAAACAACATGCCAAGCttaggaaaaaacagaaaacatcaCATTCCAGCTATAGGGAAAACTAGACTGACAGTATTTATTATCAACAAGCTCATTCCTAATCCTATTGCAGAAATTTTTCATTGGTTAAATAGCATGGAGAATAAATAAATGATAATTGGACATATGAAAGAATAGGCCAGGTTTAATCCATTAGTGAATAAAATGAAGTTGGATATTGCAGCAAACCAAACATGCGGATGACAGTAGTTGTCAGGTAAAAGCATGTCATTGAGTTTTAGAATACCTGCATCATCAGGACCAGGAATGAATAAAAAACGACTATGTTCCTTTAATCTAGTCCGAGATGCGATCATCTCACCAAGCTTTCCAAACTGCAATCTACATAAAGTTACATAACTTAAACTTTGTCTTCGATTGGGAAAGCAAACACGCTATAAAACTGTAGATTATATTTCATGAAACAAGTCAGACCTGAGTTCTTCGAACGAATTGAATGCCAGATTGCAGGGCCGGGAGCAGAAATTTCCCATTAGAACAAAGAGAGAAGGAACTACTTCCACACTTTCATAGCCATCAAGAACGACACCCAACTTCTCCATAGTCTACTCCACGAGATAACACATACAAACATCCTGAGAGTATGCTAAACAATATAGTTATATAAAACATGAATTAATACCAAACTAAATACCTCATAACTGTCGAGC
Coding sequences within:
- the LOC123077527 gene encoding UDP-glycosyltransferase 75C1, with the protein product MPAMERVGEEAPHFLVVTYPAQGHINPARHLALRLLRAAPGARVTVSTAVSACRKMFPDDADAAAVDHVDGAGVRYVPYSDGYDGGFDKSAHDSMHYMSNLKVVGARTLDGVLARLRDSGTPVTQVVYTVLLSWVADVARAHGVPAALYWIQPATVLAAYFHFFRGTDGLDQAVTAAASDPWADVRVRGLPPMRVRDLPSFLTIASDDHPYAFVLAAFRELLDVLDREDSPTVLANTFDAMEPDAVATLHQHGINVVPIGPVLSFLDASASATAAANNSNDLFKQDGKGYLEWLDAQEAGSVVYISFGSLSTMSKRQIAEVSRGMAESGRPFLWVLRKDNRGEVDGDDLCTGGGMVVEWCDQGKVLSHPAVGCFVTHCGWNSTLESVACGVPIVGVPQWTDQGTNAWLVERQLGTGVRAAVSEKDGVLEADELQRCVGFATSDVVRAKAELWREKARAAAAVGGSSERNLRAFVAGGQVALASN